A stretch of the Haloplanus aerogenes genome encodes the following:
- a CDS encoding DUF3311 domain-containing protein — translation MTRSIRDWLWVVVFATLVTFSVPWFLWGSSTVVAGLPVWLWWHVGWMGVASVVFALFARTGWDRLMGVDATPPVRGGEP, via the coding sequence ATGACTCGTTCGATACGCGACTGGCTGTGGGTCGTGGTCTTTGCCACACTGGTCACGTTCTCGGTTCCTTGGTTCCTCTGGGGATCGTCCACCGTCGTCGCCGGCCTGCCGGTCTGGCTCTGGTGGCACGTCGGCTGGATGGGCGTGGCGTCCGTCGTGTTCGCACTGTTCGCCCGGACCGGGTGGGACCGGCTGATGGGCGTCGACGCGACCCCTCCTGTCCGGGGTGGTGAACCGTGA
- a CDS encoding VOC family protein, translating to MDADVVDMDHVALRVSDVDRALEFYHDLLGMEVRDRKRFEAGEVPYVAVVAGGRHLHLVPSDEAVDVGGEHVCLLLRSDGTGTRAELDALLDGLRDAGVEIEADEPRERYGAYGRDWAAYVRDPDGRRVELKLH from the coding sequence ATGGACGCGGATGTCGTCGACATGGATCACGTCGCCCTCCGTGTGAGCGACGTGGATCGCGCACTCGAATTCTACCACGACCTGCTGGGGATGGAAGTCCGCGACCGCAAGCGGTTCGAGGCCGGCGAGGTCCCGTACGTCGCCGTCGTCGCCGGCGGCCGTCACCTCCATCTCGTCCCGTCGGACGAGGCCGTCGATGTCGGTGGCGAACACGTCTGTCTCCTCCTCCGCTCCGACGGCACGGGGACGCGCGCGGAACTCGACGCCCTCCTCGACGGCCTCCGGGACGCGGGCGTCGAGATCGAAGCCGACGAACCCCGCGAGCGCTACGGCGCCTACGGCCGTGACTGGGCAGCGTACGTGCGTGACCCCGACGGCCGGCGGGTCGAACTCAAACTGCACTAG
- a CDS encoding SRPBCC family protein: MAVYQRRTRVAAPLDEVWDFHSRVRGLEALTPGWMNLRIEDVRGPNGDPDPEILETGSRIDASLRPLGVGPRQRWTSVITERERDDGTAYFRDEMEGGPFRRWEHTHRFFADGSETVVDDRVVYALPFGSVGEVAATLARVGFEPMFRYRHRRTRELLE; encoded by the coding sequence ATGGCAGTCTACCAACGCCGGACGCGCGTCGCTGCTCCGCTCGACGAGGTGTGGGACTTCCACTCCCGCGTGCGCGGTCTGGAGGCGCTGACGCCCGGGTGGATGAACCTCCGCATCGAGGACGTGCGGGGACCGAACGGCGACCCCGACCCGGAGATTCTGGAGACCGGATCGCGGATCGACGCGTCGCTCCGACCCCTCGGCGTCGGCCCGCGCCAGCGGTGGACCTCCGTCATCACGGAACGCGAACGCGACGACGGAACGGCGTACTTCCGCGACGAGATGGAGGGTGGGCCGTTCCGACGCTGGGAGCACACCCACCGCTTTTTCGCCGACGGATCGGAGACGGTCGTCGACGACCGGGTGGTGTACGCCCTGCCGTTCGGGTCGGTGGGCGAGGTGGCCGCGACGCTGGCGCGGGTCGGCTTCGAACCCATGTTCCGCTATCGGCACCGGCGGACACGCGAACTGCTGGAGTAG
- a CDS encoding DMT family transporter, which yields MSATDDPVVPPLLALAVAVLAISTSAILVRWSDAPNVIKALYRVSFTVGALVPLTVRDRASLGRIHRRDGLVAAAAGVALAAHFTLWFESLEHTTVAASVTLVQAQPAFVAVGGWLLLGERVTRRGALGIAVALVGMVGLSFGPAIRAAVDPAVAATGAGVGTQYGNVLALIAAVAVAGYYLAGRSLRRRLGVVPYATVVYAVCALVLLVVAVGQGEALLAYPPHEWALFLGMALGPGVLGHTVINWALGHLESHVVSVTLLGEPIGSTVLAALLLAETPTVGTLLGGAVVLAGIYVTASA from the coding sequence GTGTCCGCGACCGACGATCCAGTCGTGCCACCCCTCCTCGCGCTCGCCGTCGCCGTGCTGGCGATCAGCACGAGCGCGATTCTGGTCCGCTGGAGCGACGCGCCGAACGTGATCAAGGCGCTGTATCGGGTGTCGTTCACCGTCGGGGCGCTCGTGCCGCTGACGGTGCGTGATCGGGCGTCACTCGGTCGTATCCACCGGCGCGACGGCCTCGTCGCCGCCGCCGCGGGCGTCGCCCTCGCAGCCCACTTCACCCTCTGGTTCGAGAGCCTCGAACACACCACCGTCGCCGCGAGCGTCACGCTCGTGCAGGCACAACCGGCCTTCGTCGCCGTCGGCGGATGGCTCCTCCTCGGCGAACGCGTGACGCGCCGGGGGGCACTGGGCATCGCCGTCGCACTCGTCGGCATGGTCGGCCTGTCGTTCGGGCCGGCGATCCGCGCGGCCGTCGATCCGGCCGTCGCCGCGACGGGAGCCGGTGTCGGCACGCAGTACGGCAACGTCCTCGCCCTGATCGCCGCCGTCGCCGTCGCGGGCTACTACCTCGCCGGCCGGTCGCTCCGACGACGACTCGGCGTCGTCCCCTACGCGACGGTGGTCTACGCGGTCTGTGCGCTCGTCCTCCTCGTCGTCGCCGTCGGACAGGGTGAGGCGCTGCTGGCCTACCCGCCCCACGAGTGGGCGCTCTTTCTCGGGATGGCACTGGGTCCGGGCGTCCTCGGCCACACCGTCATCAACTGGGCGCTCGGCCACCTCGAATCCCACGTCGTGAGCGTCACGCTCCTCGGCGAACCCATCGGGAGTACCGTCCTCGCGGCGCTCTTGCTGGCGGAGACGCCGACCGTCGGGACGCTTCTCGGCGGCGCCGTCGTCCTCGCCGGCATCTACGTCACCGCATCGGCCTAG
- a CDS encoding extracellular solute-binding protein, with product MDESRRRFLKRAGVATAATTTLAGCSGGSGGGGGGGGGGGGGGGTASGEQRTISGDKGEVHFLSAENSSAFKQYYQKWAERFSEETGYGVRLEFVGVGSSQSARISRLLQAGNPPELTTTAPEKGGGLALQGVLADLSDQASWMEDLYGYDFNEDFLFSLQGNQYVVPIWVNMTMDWYRVSTWEEEAGMTPREPTWDEFLEGVQATDGAGDRRGTCVPAGQTLMSTEYYIDHMFQNGGQIFARNGDTVEVVMDQGENRELTKEVLEYIGQLNEVSIDGSGYDYGPQIESYWSEQVNEVKYFGARPLQQAVANNEAVAEDTGLMHPPSNREQTHQAFSEGWVMFDAADNKEGAREFVQFMSRPEPLYELLHIAPLHNLPPFPAAVDDEEFLDNEFIDTWVRPNDHIRIEDVVKMVETAKTLVGETDPNNALASPVFSESTFGNMLFNYLHGDMSIDEAIDQAGSRSREVMANFEQ from the coding sequence ATGGACGAAAGTCGACGGCGGTTTCTCAAACGAGCGGGGGTAGCGACAGCGGCAACGACCACCTTGGCCGGTTGTTCGGGTGGTAGTGGCGGCGGTGGGGGTGGCGGCGGCGGCGGTGGAGGCGGCGGTGGAACAGCATCGGGCGAGCAGCGAACGATTTCGGGCGACAAGGGGGAGGTCCACTTCCTCTCGGCGGAGAACAGTTCCGCGTTCAAGCAGTACTACCAGAAGTGGGCGGAGCGGTTCAGCGAGGAGACGGGCTACGGCGTCCGCCTGGAGTTCGTCGGGGTCGGATCGAGCCAGTCGGCCCGCATTTCGCGACTGTTGCAGGCCGGGAATCCGCCGGAACTGACGACGACGGCACCGGAGAAAGGTGGCGGCCTCGCGCTGCAGGGCGTACTCGCGGACCTGAGCGATCAGGCATCCTGGATGGAGGATCTGTACGGCTACGACTTCAACGAGGACTTCCTCTTCTCGTTGCAGGGCAACCAGTACGTCGTCCCCATCTGGGTGAACATGACGATGGACTGGTACCGCGTGAGTACGTGGGAGGAGGAAGCCGGCATGACGCCCCGCGAGCCCACGTGGGACGAGTTCCTGGAAGGCGTCCAGGCGACCGACGGGGCGGGCGACCGCCGCGGGACCTGTGTCCCGGCCGGGCAGACCCTGATGTCCACCGAATACTACATCGACCACATGTTCCAGAACGGTGGTCAGATCTTCGCCCGAAACGGCGACACCGTCGAGGTGGTGATGGACCAGGGCGAAAATCGGGAGCTGACCAAGGAGGTACTGGAGTACATCGGCCAGCTCAACGAAGTCTCCATCGACGGGTCGGGCTACGACTACGGCCCGCAGATCGAGTCCTACTGGTCCGAGCAGGTGAACGAAGTGAAGTACTTCGGCGCGCGCCCGCTCCAGCAGGCGGTGGCGAACAACGAGGCCGTCGCCGAGGACACCGGCCTCATGCATCCGCCGTCGAACCGCGAGCAGACCCACCAGGCCTTCTCCGAGGGCTGGGTGATGTTCGACGCCGCGGACAACAAGGAGGGCGCCCGGGAGTTCGTGCAGTTCATGTCTCGACCGGAACCGCTGTACGAACTCCTGCACATCGCGCCGCTGCACAACCTGCCGCCGTTCCCGGCGGCCGTCGACGACGAGGAGTTCCTCGACAACGAATTCATCGACACGTGGGTGCGGCCGAACGACCACATCCGCATCGAGGACGTGGTGAAGATGGTCGAAACCGCGAAGACGCTCGTTGGCGAGACCGACCCCAACAACGCGCTGGCTTCGCCGGTGTTCTCCGAGTCGACGTTCGGCAACATGCTGTTCAACTATCTGCACGGCGACATGAGCATCGACGAAGCCATCGACCAGGCCGGGAGTCGCTCCCGCGAGGTCATGGCCAACTTCGAACAGTGA